In Citrus sinensis cultivar Valencia sweet orange chromosome 4, DVS_A1.0, whole genome shotgun sequence, one DNA window encodes the following:
- the LOC102616993 gene encoding zinc-finger homeodomain protein 11-like: MDLTNNINTNKNPDTETESPPKIILPKNKKSQSFYTSSSFVPPLQMVVSYKECLKNHAASLGGHALDGCGEFMPSPTATSNDPASLNCAACGCHRNFHRRDPYEPNAAATHRLPPAATASHSTDPSTVPSPDTNTNSPQHHQPVTSPTPCSYYSSAPHMLLALSTGFSAPPDDGDDNHPRHHHYPQHQPPFNQVLAANSSDNGKKRSRTKFTQEQKEKMLSFAERLGWKMNRAEEKLTQDFCSEVGVSRRVFKVWMHNNKNASGRKDQRSINNKNINDIVNGCSRVSFDVNGNCKNHNDGNGNGSVAVAPKCEE, translated from the coding sequence ATGGACTTAACTAACAACATCAACACCAACAAAAATCCAGATACAGAAACAGAGTCCCCACCAAAAATAATCCTCCCCAAGAACAAAAAGTCTCAATCTTTTTACACCAGCAGCTCATTTGTACCACCACTACAAATGGTGGTTTCTTACAAAGAATGTCTGAAAAATCATGCTGCTAGCCTTGGTGGACATGCCTTGGATGGGTGTGGTGAATTCATGCCTAGCCCCACAGCAACCTCTAATGATCCCGCATCCCTCAACTGCGCCGCCTGTGGCTGTCACCGCAACTTCCACCGCCGTGACCCTTATGAACCCAACGCCGCCGCCACTCACCGTTTGCCTCCAGCAGCAACAGCAAGTCACAGCACAGACCCCAGCACGGTTCCAAGCCCAGACACAAACACAAACTCACCTCAACATCACCAGCCAGTTACCTCACCAACTCCTTGCTCTTACTACTCATCTGCGCCCCACATGCTGCTGGCTCTCAGCACTGGCTTCTCTGCACCgcctgatgatggtgatgataatCATCCtcgtcatcatcattatcCCCAGCACCAGCCTCCCTTCAATCAAGTGCTTGCTGCAAATTCATCAGATAATGGAAAGAAGAGATCAAGAACAAAGTTTACACAAGagcagaaagaaaaaatgttaTCTTTTGCCGAAAGGCTAGGCTGGAAGATGAACAGAGCTGAAGAGAAATTGACCCAAGATTTCTGCAGTGAAGTTGGTGTTAGCAGACGCGTGTTCAAAGTCTGGATGCATAACAACAAGAACGCTTCCGGGAGAAAAGATCAGAGGAGTATCAATAACAAGAACATTAATGACATTGTCAATGGTTGCAGCAGGGTTAGTTTTGACGTCAATGGCAACTGCAAAAACCACAATGACGGAAATGGAAACGGTAGTGTTGCTGTGGCTCCTAAATGTGAagagtaa